The Clostridia bacterium DNA segment TCATGTATTCAGATACAATCATAATAGGCGGAGGTCCTGGAGGAATGATGGCTGCAGGGATAGCCTCTTGCCATAATAACACAGTTTGCCTAATTGAAAAGAACACACAATTAGGCAAAAAGTTAAAGATTACCGGGAATGGTAGATGCAATTTGACTAACACTTCAAATATTGATGATATTATCAATTTTTTCGTACCTACTAACAACAAGTTTTTATATAATTGCCTGAATAGGTTTACAAACCATGATTTGAGAAATTTTTTCACAAAAAGAGGGGTAGAGTTAAAAGAGGAAGACCGAGGAAGGATTTTCCCTGTATCGGACAATTCACTAGATATTGTCAATACCCTGACTAACTTTTTATCGGATTCCAAAGTTAAAATAATGTTAAATACTAAAGTAGTAAAAATTTTAACTGAAAATAACAAGATAATCGGAATATTAACTGACAATGGTAATAAAATTTATTGCAATAAATTAATATTAGCTACTGGAGGAAAATCTTATCCTTCAACGGGTTCAAATGGCGATGGATATAGATTAGCTAAACAGGTAGGCCATACTATAACAAATCTAAAGCCTGCATTAGTCCCTCTGATAACAAAGCAAAAATATACTAGGGATATACAAGGACTATCCTTAAAAAATGTGCTAATAAAAATCCATAAAGGTACACAAAATATATTTGAAACAATAGGAGAAATAATTTTCACACATTATGGTATAAGTGGACCTGCTGCATTAAATGCTAGCAGTTACGCAACAAAATACATGGATATGGATAATATCAAAATGTTTATTGATTGCATTCCATCAGGAGACCAAACTATTTTTCAAGCGTTTTCATCCCAACCGGGACGGAGCATAAAAAACAGTATCGCTGATTTAATTCCAGTTCGATTGGTACAGATTATATTAGAAATTTCAAAAATAAAACAACAAGAAAAATGGAGTAATATAACATATGATAAGAGACAAAGGTTTTTAAATAATATACATAACTTTGAATTGGATATAATAGGCACAAAATCTTTTAGCCATGCAATGATAA contains these protein-coding regions:
- a CDS encoding NAD(P)/FAD-dependent oxidoreductase; amino-acid sequence: MYSDTIIIGGGPGGMMAAGIASCHNNTVCLIEKNTQLGKKLKITGNGRCNLTNTSNIDDIINFFVPTNNKFLYNCLNRFTNHDLRNFFTKRGVELKEEDRGRIFPVSDNSLDIVNTLTNFLSDSKVKIMLNTKVVKILTENNKIIGILTDNGNKIYCNKLILATGGKSYPSTGSNGDGYRLAKQVGHTITNLKPALVPLITKQKYTRDIQGLSLKNVLIKIHKGTQNIFETIGEIIFTHYGISGPAALNASSYATKYMDMDNIKMFIDCIPSGDQTIFQAFSSQPGRSIKNSIADLIPVRLVQIILEISKIKQQEKWSNITYDKRQRFLNNIHNFELDIIGTKSFSHAMITSGGVDVKEINPYTMESKLIKNLYFAGELIDVDALTGGYNLQIAFSTGYAAGVHCRDDQEEG